One part of the Mya arenaria isolate MELC-2E11 chromosome 3, ASM2691426v1 genome encodes these proteins:
- the LOC128227044 gene encoding uncharacterized protein LOC128227044 produces MVDIDGGSLTLKCSMNDTSNVTTASTEAECPVVEPDCAEWTDVDTGSIFATYLRTSGCLLYGQLQQHGHQQDGLTTFRLSESPFLCAHHSDERTSNCLKYAILPENNNEPLDYSRTNNKLVRIRKIHSLKNGTVNLSNCSLTRKSVTSAINLTRATNSRPEKDNCRKRASATLSTQRLLDCLIAETLDTPKGKDPSSIIATYISKFKGIKTGRKSPESRECCKAEQSRGQTEVGVNGCHLSFNQEASLDQQVERYLKQLLQGPGKSKHTGD; encoded by the exons atggTAGATATTGATGGTGGcagtttaactttaaaatgcaGCATGAACGATACATCGAACGTTACAACCGCTAGTACAGAAGCAGAGTGTCCGGTTGTGGAGCCGGACTGTGCTGAGTGGACGGACGTGGATACGGGATCCATCTTCGCCACCTATCTCCGAACCAGCGGCTGTCTGCTGTACGGACAGCTGCAGCAGCACGGCCACCAACAGGATGGACTTACCACATTTCGGCTGAGTGAATCCCCCTTTCTATGTGCACATCACAGCGACGAAAGGACCAGTAATTGTCTGAAGTACGCAATATTGCcagaaaacaataatgaacCTCTGGATTATTCACGGACTAACAATAAATTGGTAAGAATAAGAAAAATACACAGCTTGAAAAACGGAACTGTAAATCTATCAAATTGCAgtttgacaagaaaatcggtTACTTCCGCCATTAATTTGACTCGAGCTACCAACAGCAGGCCCGAGAAGGACAATTGTAGGAAAAGGGCTTCAGCAACGCTCAGCACACAACGGCTGCTCGACTGCCTGATAGCTGAGACCCTGGATACACCAAAGGGGAAGGACCCAAGCTCCATCATAGCCACTTACATCTCAAAGTTCAAGG GAATAAAAACAGGGCGAAAATCTCCCGAGAGCCGAGAGTGCTGCAAGGCGGAGCAGAGCCGCGGACAGACCGAGGTAGGGGTTAATGGGTGTCACCTGTCCTTCAATCAAGAAGCCTCCCTGGACCAGCAGGTGGAGCGATATCTGAAACAACTCCTACAGGGCCCGGGAAAGAGCAAACACACCGGAGATTAA
- the LOC128227045 gene encoding protein mono-ADP-ribosyltransferase PARP16-like — protein sequence MMATMDLGAQGVDEEVTELAEHIKERIWQDPLAADLQWSLFLAALCNYRYDTVLRPFPPMFINNDEKDVQSLRKMVSEVPALSRLSRECHKLPNKQLELIKWVLDARTFVLNNVGSSKFSDIKKLTGHLFKVPKPNFIFEVQPSAVADERFEQIRDGRGLMYAYHGSRLENFFSILHNGLALHMNKMSVFGEGTYLSSELSVSLIYSPQGGGWDHSELGNSLSCVAVCEMIDAPSVKCQDKPYTTEKGSSVVAARARANAGPSEGGDVPEKYYVVQNNEVMRVKYLLVYGQKTASHKSSSLSRKSWLIEHRFLLMMVGYMVILCAVGLANSHTLKVYWRRLWKVV from the exons atgatggCCACAATGGACCTCGGTGCTCAGGGAGTGGATGAAGAG GTTACTGAGCTTGCAGAACACATAAAGGAGCGTATCTGGCAGGACCCACTGGCGGCAGACCTCCAATGGAGCCTGTTTCTTGCTGCTCTGTGTAACTACAGATACGACACTGTCCTTCGGCCATTCCCTCCCATGTTCATCAACAATGATGAGAAAGATGTACAGTCATTG CGTAAGATGGTATCAGAGGTTCCTGCTCTGTCTCGGCTGAGCAGAGAGTGCCACAAGTTGCCCAACAAGCAGCTGGAGCTGATTAAGTGGGTCCTTGATGCCCGAACATTTGTTCTCAACAATGTCGGCTCATCTAAG TTTTCAGACATTAAGAAGTTAACTGGACATTTGTTCAAAGTGCCCAAACCAAACTTCATATTTGAGGTTCAGCCGAGTGCAGTGGCTGATGAGAGATTTGAACAGATAAGGGATGGACGGGGCCTCATGTATGCCTACCACGGCAGCCGACTAGAAAACTTCTTCTCTATTCTACACAATGGCCTGGCTCTGCACATGAATAAG ATGTCTGTATTTGGTGAGGGTACGTACCTTTCCAGTGAGTTGTCTGTGTCCCTTATCTACAGTCCGCAGGGGGGCGGCTGGGACCACAGTGAGCTGGGAAACAGCTTAAGTTGTGTAGCCGTCTGTGAGATGATAGATGCTCCTTCAGTCAAGTGCCAAGATAAAC CGTACACCACAGAAAAGGGAAGTTCAGTGGTAGCTGCGCGTGCTCGAGCCAATGCTGGCCCCAGTGAGGGTGGGGATGTCCCGGAAAAATACTATGTCGTACAAAACAACGAGGTTATGAGGGTCAAGTATCTCCTTGTGTATGGACAGAAGACTGCTTCacacaa GTCGAGTTCATTGAGCCGTAAGTCGTGGTTGATTGAGCACAGGTTTCTGCTGATGATGGTTGGGTACATGGTCATTTTGTGTGCCGTGGGCCTTGCAAACTCCCACACTTTGAAGGTGTACTGGAGACGACTGTGGAAGGTTGTATGA
- the LOC128227011 gene encoding uncharacterized protein LOC128227011 isoform X1 produces the protein MAHEDRCTCCRWLYSVYGECLVITCTFLHALMSAVEILIHFEVIKVPGVEPVTTAVTTVQGASGTSNLSTAPAPTQGAYDPGGCPPVLHENLVTVVEVVRYGTLVISALFFIEIIGRIIHSKKRFFKDPWQVFDGIIVVCSLGAEAVLFVLHDQLLCYHVAVEAAALLVLLRLWRLPRTCNIRKERDVSRLEQEMKYLRQTKIDADLKCRKSEEINNMQVMELRDLRELLKERGSHIIEEKELTPNGQSRTPNGITVNKVLTTSEDDIDGVRQRETLNQLTDSQTGYESDLARNDSDSKNSKAADSGIEVKDSFNEQDTKQNLTSKNPRQSGKRFRKRSAAAEVGEGNDDVFDSDGSEGTADRAGLLQEVTVQIEEATRQNQLPSISRDLAPEESPVVVRRRKSSFEGTYFDNRGYAGEDDDDVTDLDGSRTYKSAEGIPMTDL, from the exons ATGGCCCACGAAGACAG ATGCACGTGCTGTCGCTGGTTATACAGCGTGTACGGGGAGTGCCTGGTAATCACGTGCACGTTCCTGCACGCGCTCATGTCGGCGGTAGAAATTCTCATACACTTCGAGGTTATCAAAG TTCCCGGGGTGGAGCCAGTCACCACAGCAGTCACAACCGTACAGGGCGCCTCAGGCACGAGCAACTTGAGCACCGCCCCCGCCCCGACCCAGGGAGCGTACGACCCTGGAGGATGCCCACCCGTCCTGCACGAGAACCTGGTGACGGTGGTCGAGGTCGTCCGGTACGGCACCCTCGTCATCTCAGCTCTGTTCTTTATCGAG ATCATCGGTAGAATAATACATTCAAAGAAAAGATTTTTCAAAGACCCTTGGCAG GTGTTTGACGGGATAATAGTTGTGTGTAGCCTGGGAGCGGAGGCGGTACTGTTTGTACTGCATGACCAGCTTCTTTGCTACCACGTGGCGGTGGAGGCGGCCGCGCTCCTCGTGTTGCTGCGTCTCTGGAGGCTGCCACGCACATGCAACA TCCGGAAGGAGCGTGACGTGTCGCGACTGGAGCAGGAGATGAAGTACCTTCGGCAGACGAAAATCGATGCGGACCTGAAGTGCCGCAAATCGGAGGAAATCAACAACATGCAGGTCATGGAGCTGCGCGACCTCCGTGAGCTCCTGAAGGAAAGGGGTAGCCATATCATAGAGGAGAAAG AACTTACTCCTAACGGTCAGAGCCGAACACCAAATGGGATTACAGTAAATAAAGTATTAACTACATCTGAAGATGACATTGACGGTGTAAGACAACGTGAAACACTTAACCAGTTAACTGACTCTCAAACTGGTTATGAAAGTGATTTAGCCAGAAATGACTCTGACTCAAAAAATAGCAAGGCGGCGGACTCTGGTATTGAGGTGAAGGATTCTTTCAATGAACAAGATACTAAACAAAATTTGACATCGAAAAATCCTCGACAGAGTGGCAAGCGTTTCCGTAAGCGGTCGGCGGCGGCGGAAGTTGGCGAAGGGAACGACGACGTGTTCGACAGTGACGGGTCGGAGGGCACTGCAGACAGGGCGGGCCTCCTGCAGGAAGTGACTGTGCAGATTGAGGAGGCGACCCGGCAGAACCAGCTACCTTCCATATCCAGGGACCTTGCGCCAGAGGAAAGCCCAGTCGTCGTGAGGAGAC GCAAGTCGAGCTTTGAGGGCACGTATTTCGATAACCGGGGTTACGCGGGTGAGGACGACGATGACGTCACGGATTTAGACGGTTCCCGAACGTACAAAAGCGCC GAGGGGATTCCTATGACGGATTTGTGA
- the LOC128227011 gene encoding uncharacterized protein LOC128227011 isoform X2, with translation MYNSRCTCCRWLYSVYGECLVITCTFLHALMSAVEILIHFEVIKVPGVEPVTTAVTTVQGASGTSNLSTAPAPTQGAYDPGGCPPVLHENLVTVVEVVRYGTLVISALFFIEIIGRIIHSKKRFFKDPWQVFDGIIVVCSLGAEAVLFVLHDQLLCYHVAVEAAALLVLLRLWRLPRTCNIRKERDVSRLEQEMKYLRQTKIDADLKCRKSEEINNMQVMELRDLRELLKERGSHIIEEKELTPNGQSRTPNGITVNKVLTTSEDDIDGVRQRETLNQLTDSQTGYESDLARNDSDSKNSKAADSGIEVKDSFNEQDTKQNLTSKNPRQSGKRFRKRSAAAEVGEGNDDVFDSDGSEGTADRAGLLQEVTVQIEEATRQNQLPSISRDLAPEESPVVVRRRKSSFEGTYFDNRGYAGEDDDDVTDLDGSRTYKSAEGIPMTDL, from the exons ATGTACAATTCAAG ATGCACGTGCTGTCGCTGGTTATACAGCGTGTACGGGGAGTGCCTGGTAATCACGTGCACGTTCCTGCACGCGCTCATGTCGGCGGTAGAAATTCTCATACACTTCGAGGTTATCAAAG TTCCCGGGGTGGAGCCAGTCACCACAGCAGTCACAACCGTACAGGGCGCCTCAGGCACGAGCAACTTGAGCACCGCCCCCGCCCCGACCCAGGGAGCGTACGACCCTGGAGGATGCCCACCCGTCCTGCACGAGAACCTGGTGACGGTGGTCGAGGTCGTCCGGTACGGCACCCTCGTCATCTCAGCTCTGTTCTTTATCGAG ATCATCGGTAGAATAATACATTCAAAGAAAAGATTTTTCAAAGACCCTTGGCAG GTGTTTGACGGGATAATAGTTGTGTGTAGCCTGGGAGCGGAGGCGGTACTGTTTGTACTGCATGACCAGCTTCTTTGCTACCACGTGGCGGTGGAGGCGGCCGCGCTCCTCGTGTTGCTGCGTCTCTGGAGGCTGCCACGCACATGCAACA TCCGGAAGGAGCGTGACGTGTCGCGACTGGAGCAGGAGATGAAGTACCTTCGGCAGACGAAAATCGATGCGGACCTGAAGTGCCGCAAATCGGAGGAAATCAACAACATGCAGGTCATGGAGCTGCGCGACCTCCGTGAGCTCCTGAAGGAAAGGGGTAGCCATATCATAGAGGAGAAAG AACTTACTCCTAACGGTCAGAGCCGAACACCAAATGGGATTACAGTAAATAAAGTATTAACTACATCTGAAGATGACATTGACGGTGTAAGACAACGTGAAACACTTAACCAGTTAACTGACTCTCAAACTGGTTATGAAAGTGATTTAGCCAGAAATGACTCTGACTCAAAAAATAGCAAGGCGGCGGACTCTGGTATTGAGGTGAAGGATTCTTTCAATGAACAAGATACTAAACAAAATTTGACATCGAAAAATCCTCGACAGAGTGGCAAGCGTTTCCGTAAGCGGTCGGCGGCGGCGGAAGTTGGCGAAGGGAACGACGACGTGTTCGACAGTGACGGGTCGGAGGGCACTGCAGACAGGGCGGGCCTCCTGCAGGAAGTGACTGTGCAGATTGAGGAGGCGACCCGGCAGAACCAGCTACCTTCCATATCCAGGGACCTTGCGCCAGAGGAAAGCCCAGTCGTCGTGAGGAGAC GCAAGTCGAGCTTTGAGGGCACGTATTTCGATAACCGGGGTTACGCGGGTGAGGACGACGATGACGTCACGGATTTAGACGGTTCCCGAACGTACAAAAGCGCC GAGGGGATTCCTATGACGGATTTGTGA
- the LOC128227011 gene encoding uncharacterized protein LOC128227011 isoform X3, giving the protein MAHEDRCTCCRWLYSVYGECLVITCTFLHALMSAVEILIHFEVIKVPGVEPVTTAVTTVQGASGTSNLSTAPAPTQGAYDPGGCPPVLHENLVTVVEVVRYGTLVISALFFIEIIGRIIHSKKRFFKDPWQVFDGIIVVCSLGAEAVLFVLHDQLLCYHVAVEAAALLVLLRLWRLPRTCNIRKERDVSRLEQEMKYLRQTKIDADLKCRKSEEINNMQVMELRDLRELLKERELTPNGQSRTPNGITVNKVLTTSEDDIDGVRQRETLNQLTDSQTGYESDLARNDSDSKNSKAADSGIEVKDSFNEQDTKQNLTSKNPRQSGKRFRKRSAAAEVGEGNDDVFDSDGSEGTADRAGLLQEVTVQIEEATRQNQLPSISRDLAPEESPVVVRRRKSSFEGTYFDNRGYAGEDDDDVTDLDGSRTYKSAEGIPMTDL; this is encoded by the exons ATGGCCCACGAAGACAG ATGCACGTGCTGTCGCTGGTTATACAGCGTGTACGGGGAGTGCCTGGTAATCACGTGCACGTTCCTGCACGCGCTCATGTCGGCGGTAGAAATTCTCATACACTTCGAGGTTATCAAAG TTCCCGGGGTGGAGCCAGTCACCACAGCAGTCACAACCGTACAGGGCGCCTCAGGCACGAGCAACTTGAGCACCGCCCCCGCCCCGACCCAGGGAGCGTACGACCCTGGAGGATGCCCACCCGTCCTGCACGAGAACCTGGTGACGGTGGTCGAGGTCGTCCGGTACGGCACCCTCGTCATCTCAGCTCTGTTCTTTATCGAG ATCATCGGTAGAATAATACATTCAAAGAAAAGATTTTTCAAAGACCCTTGGCAG GTGTTTGACGGGATAATAGTTGTGTGTAGCCTGGGAGCGGAGGCGGTACTGTTTGTACTGCATGACCAGCTTCTTTGCTACCACGTGGCGGTGGAGGCGGCCGCGCTCCTCGTGTTGCTGCGTCTCTGGAGGCTGCCACGCACATGCAACA TCCGGAAGGAGCGTGACGTGTCGCGACTGGAGCAGGAGATGAAGTACCTTCGGCAGACGAAAATCGATGCGGACCTGAAGTGCCGCAAATCGGAGGAAATCAACAACATGCAGGTCATGGAGCTGCGCGACCTCCGTGAGCTCCTGAAGGAAAGGG AACTTACTCCTAACGGTCAGAGCCGAACACCAAATGGGATTACAGTAAATAAAGTATTAACTACATCTGAAGATGACATTGACGGTGTAAGACAACGTGAAACACTTAACCAGTTAACTGACTCTCAAACTGGTTATGAAAGTGATTTAGCCAGAAATGACTCTGACTCAAAAAATAGCAAGGCGGCGGACTCTGGTATTGAGGTGAAGGATTCTTTCAATGAACAAGATACTAAACAAAATTTGACATCGAAAAATCCTCGACAGAGTGGCAAGCGTTTCCGTAAGCGGTCGGCGGCGGCGGAAGTTGGCGAAGGGAACGACGACGTGTTCGACAGTGACGGGTCGGAGGGCACTGCAGACAGGGCGGGCCTCCTGCAGGAAGTGACTGTGCAGATTGAGGAGGCGACCCGGCAGAACCAGCTACCTTCCATATCCAGGGACCTTGCGCCAGAGGAAAGCCCAGTCGTCGTGAGGAGAC GCAAGTCGAGCTTTGAGGGCACGTATTTCGATAACCGGGGTTACGCGGGTGAGGACGACGATGACGTCACGGATTTAGACGGTTCCCGAACGTACAAAAGCGCC GAGGGGATTCCTATGACGGATTTGTGA